In Halobaculum rubrum, the following are encoded in one genomic region:
- a CDS encoding hydantoinase B/oxoprolinase family protein gives MSAGDSASAVDSVTLEVIRNGCEAVAEEMNATLVRTGYSPNIKERRDCSTALFDAAGEMIAQAETMPVHLGAMPYSVAAAVEAFPPDSLDPGDSVLLNDPFRGGAHLPDLTLVTPIHDDAGDEVIAFAANRAHHADIGGSTAGSVAADSTEIYQEGLRIPPVKFERGTGAVAEDGTPEGEVREDVLSMILANVRTPEERRGDLRAQVAANATGRRRFRDLAAEHGETLAPALEAIKDYSERRMRAELADLPDGTYEFADALDDDGRGNEDLAVEVALTVDGDGVTVDFTGTADQTEGPINAVLAVTASATYYAVRCVTDPDIPPNHGCYRPIEVVAPEGTIVNPRPPAAVVGGNLETSQRVTDAVLGALAKAAPEAVAAAGQGTMNNVTLGGTDPRGDGDSPYAFYETQGGGFGGRASGDGMDGVHVHMSNTLNTPAEVLETAYPLRIERYELRPDSGGAGEHRGGLGLRRDIRVRGHTARLSLLAERHESRPYGLAGGGEGANGAAYLVDDAGDELEKLPAKHTRDLPDGSVVSVRTPGGGGYGDPADRSDEAVERDLRLGKLTPGAAREEYGYEAAPDATDGDGD, from the coding sequence ATGAGCGCCGGCGACTCCGCGTCCGCGGTCGATTCGGTCACCCTCGAAGTGATCCGCAACGGCTGCGAGGCGGTCGCCGAGGAGATGAACGCGACGCTCGTGCGGACGGGCTACTCCCCGAACATCAAGGAGCGGCGGGACTGCTCGACGGCGCTGTTCGACGCCGCCGGCGAGATGATCGCGCAGGCGGAGACGATGCCGGTCCACCTCGGCGCGATGCCGTACTCCGTCGCCGCGGCGGTCGAGGCGTTCCCCCCGGACTCGCTGGATCCCGGCGACTCGGTCCTCCTGAACGACCCGTTCCGGGGCGGCGCACACCTCCCGGACCTGACGCTCGTCACCCCGATACACGATGACGCCGGCGACGAGGTGATCGCCTTCGCCGCGAACCGCGCGCACCACGCCGACATCGGCGGTTCGACCGCCGGGTCGGTCGCGGCCGACTCGACCGAGATCTATCAGGAGGGACTGCGCATCCCGCCGGTGAAGTTCGAGCGGGGCACCGGCGCGGTCGCCGAGGACGGCACGCCCGAAGGGGAGGTGCGCGAGGACGTGTTGTCGATGATCCTCGCGAACGTCCGCACGCCCGAGGAGCGCCGCGGCGACCTCCGCGCGCAGGTCGCGGCGAACGCCACCGGCCGGCGACGCTTCCGCGACCTCGCGGCGGAGCACGGAGAAACCCTCGCGCCCGCCCTGGAGGCGATCAAAGACTACTCGGAGCGACGAATGCGCGCCGAACTCGCGGACCTGCCCGACGGCACCTACGAGTTCGCCGACGCGCTCGACGACGACGGCCGCGGCAACGAGGACCTCGCGGTCGAGGTGGCACTGACGGTCGACGGCGACGGGGTGACCGTCGACTTCACGGGCACCGCCGACCAGACCGAGGGGCCGATCAACGCCGTGCTCGCGGTGACCGCGTCGGCGACGTACTACGCCGTGCGGTGCGTGACTGACCCGGACATCCCGCCCAACCACGGCTGCTATCGCCCGATCGAGGTCGTCGCGCCCGAGGGAACCATCGTGAATCCCCGACCGCCGGCGGCGGTCGTCGGCGGGAACCTGGAGACGAGCCAGCGCGTCACGGACGCCGTGCTCGGCGCACTCGCGAAGGCGGCCCCCGAGGCCGTCGCCGCCGCGGGACAGGGGACGATGAACAACGTCACGCTCGGCGGCACCGACCCGCGGGGCGACGGCGACTCGCCGTACGCGTTCTACGAGACGCAGGGCGGCGGCTTCGGCGGCCGCGCGAGCGGCGACGGCATGGACGGCGTCCACGTCCACATGAGCAACACGCTGAACACGCCCGCGGAGGTCCTCGAGACCGCCTACCCGCTCCGGATCGAACGGTACGAACTCCGCCCGGACTCCGGGGGCGCGGGAGAGCACCGCGGCGGGCTGGGTCTCCGGCGGGACATCCGCGTGCGCGGGCACACGGCGCGGCTCAGCCTGCTGGCCGAGCGCCACGAGTCGCGGCCGTACGGGCTCGCGGGCGGCGGCGAGGGAGCCAACGGCGCGGCGTACCTCGTCGATGACGCCGGCGACGAACTGGAGAAACTGCCCGCCAAGCACACCCGCGACCTCCCGGACGGCTCGGTCGTCAGCGTCCGTACCCCCGGCGGCGGCGGCTACGGTGACCCGGCCGACCGCTCCGACGAGGCCGTCGAGCGGGACCTGCGACTCGGGAAGCTGACGCCCGGTGCGGCGCGCGAGGAGTACGGCTACGAGGCTGCCCCCGACGCGACTGACGGCGACGGCGACTGA
- a CDS encoding DHH family phosphoesterase: MNQPQRLYELLEESSDINIVCHNNPDPDCLASALALGRIAAAAGIDERRILYSGDISHQQNRAFVNLLDLDLHPFESATVQNRQPDSLLAFVDHSLPGENNTVPPDTAVDIVIDHHPAEDVDARFVDHREELGAAATILTEYVRALEIEMDTDLATALLFAIRSDTLDFLRGATHDEYDAAGYLHEYADQELLRTLSTPSVSGGTLDAISTAIDNRRTNAAVLISHVGRTTERDALPQAVDYLVRLEGVQTAIVFGLVDDAIHFSARSPDARVNVGEILNGAFDDVGSGGGHHDVAGGEVPLGIFADYTSDDAQLLEMVEQIVTARLFAELNLSDETDE; the protein is encoded by the coding sequence ATGAACCAGCCACAACGACTGTATGAACTTCTCGAGGAGAGCAGCGATATCAACATCGTCTGTCACAACAACCCCGATCCGGACTGTCTCGCGAGCGCGCTCGCGTTGGGCCGGATCGCGGCCGCGGCTGGCATCGACGAGCGGCGGATCCTCTACAGCGGCGACATCTCACACCAACAGAACCGGGCGTTCGTCAATCTCCTCGATCTCGACCTCCACCCGTTCGAATCCGCGACCGTCCAGAACCGCCAACCGGACTCGCTGCTCGCGTTCGTCGATCATTCGCTCCCGGGCGAGAACAACACGGTTCCCCCGGACACGGCCGTTGATATCGTGATCGACCATCATCCTGCCGAGGACGTCGACGCTCGGTTCGTCGATCACCGTGAGGAACTGGGGGCGGCTGCGACGATCCTGACGGAGTACGTGCGCGCCCTCGAGATAGAGATGGATACGGATCTCGCGACAGCACTGCTGTTCGCCATCCGTTCGGATACCCTCGACTTCCTCCGCGGAGCGACCCACGACGAGTACGATGCGGCAGGGTACCTGCACGAGTACGCGGATCAGGAACTGCTCCGGACGCTATCGACGCCGTCTGTTTCCGGAGGGACCCTCGACGCGATCTCGACCGCCATCGACAATCGACGGACGAACGCGGCGGTGCTCATCTCTCATGTCGGGCGGACGACCGAACGGGATGCGCTCCCCCAGGCGGTCGACTATCTCGTGCGATTGGAGGGCGTTCAGACCGCCATCGTGTTCGGACTCGTCGACGACGCGATCCACTTCAGCGCTCGGTCTCCGGACGCGCGAGTGAACGTCGGCGAGATACTGAACGGGGCGTTCGACGACGTCGGGAGCGGCGGCGGTCACCACGACGTCGCGGGCGGCGAGGTTCCGCTCGGTATCTTTGCCGACTACACGTCCGACGACGCACAGTTGCTCGAGATGGTCGAACAGATCGTTACCGCACGGCTGTTCGCGGAACTCAATCTGTCCGACGAGACGGACGAATGA
- a CDS encoding redoxin domain-containing protein, with protein MLEAGDDAPEVTAPMATPEAARETDRGSYTGDDVSEFSLTEALEDGPVVLAFYPGVYSRTCTRELCELRDWKADLAAVDAPLYGVSVDSPWSLLAFIDEYDLQYPLVSGFNNDVIADFGVRRGGRSAPDDASGEGPDPREREDSIMRGIANRAVFVVAPDGTVAYTWTATEPLTFPDTDEVEAAVAEAAAVE; from the coding sequence ATGCTCGAGGCAGGCGACGACGCTCCCGAGGTAACCGCACCGATGGCGACGCCGGAGGCCGCACGGGAGACCGACCGCGGCTCGTACACCGGCGACGACGTGAGCGAGTTCTCGTTGACCGAGGCCCTGGAGGACGGCCCGGTCGTCCTCGCGTTCTACCCCGGCGTCTACTCGCGCACCTGCACGCGGGAGCTGTGTGAACTGCGGGACTGGAAGGCGGACCTCGCGGCGGTGGACGCGCCGCTGTACGGCGTCAGCGTCGACTCGCCGTGGTCGCTGCTGGCGTTCATCGACGAGTACGACCTCCAGTACCCGCTCGTGTCGGGGTTCAACAACGACGTGATCGCGGACTTCGGGGTTCGCCGCGGGGGGCGAAGCGCCCCGGACGACGCGAGCGGGGAGGGACCCGACCCGCGAGAACGCGAGGACTCGATCATGCGGGGTATCGCGAACCGCGCGGTGTTCGTCGTCGCGCCCGACGGCACCGTGGCGTACACCTGGACGGCGACGGAGCCGCTGACGTTCCCCGACACCGACGAGGTGGAGGCGGCGGTGGCTGAGGCCGCCGCGGTGGAGTAG
- the yqeC gene encoding selenium cofactor biosynthesis protein YqeC, with the protein MTIEPEEALPTEGLVCVVGAGGKKTTLYTLANSLDRAVVTATVRIPIFDDHVARVGVTGDPVDAPAEAKAGDFPLGLVPERERDDRYLGYDTAVVDDLAAAHDGPVLVKADGARMRELKAPSDREPQIPASADAVVPIASAHVVGEPLTDEHVHRPERVAAVAGIDEGEAITAGTVGRVLASPAGGLKDVPPGAETVALVNKVDDADDEAVAREVARAAFDADDAGRLDRVVLAALGEGRVVDVLDA; encoded by the coding sequence ATGACCATCGAACCGGAGGAGGCCCTCCCGACCGAGGGGCTCGTCTGCGTCGTCGGCGCCGGCGGCAAGAAGACGACCCTGTACACGCTGGCGAACAGCCTCGACCGCGCGGTCGTCACCGCGACGGTCCGCATCCCGATATTCGACGACCACGTCGCGCGAGTCGGCGTCACGGGGGACCCGGTCGACGCGCCGGCGGAGGCGAAGGCGGGCGACTTCCCGCTCGGCCTCGTCCCCGAGCGCGAGCGCGACGACCGCTATCTCGGCTACGATACCGCCGTCGTCGACGACCTCGCGGCCGCCCACGACGGGCCGGTGCTCGTGAAGGCCGACGGCGCGCGCATGCGCGAACTCAAGGCCCCCAGCGACCGCGAACCGCAGATCCCCGCGAGCGCCGACGCCGTGGTCCCGATCGCCTCCGCGCACGTCGTCGGCGAGCCGCTGACCGACGAGCACGTTCACCGCCCCGAGCGAGTCGCGGCGGTCGCGGGGATCGACGAGGGCGAGGCGATCACCGCCGGTACGGTCGGTCGCGTCCTCGCGTCCCCCGCGGGTGGGCTGAAGGACGTACCTCCCGGAGCCGAGACGGTCGCGCTCGTCAACAAGGTGGACGACGCCGACGACGAGGCCGTCGCGCGCGAGGTCGCCCGCGCGGCGTTCGACGCGGACGACGCGGGGCGGCTCGACCGCGTGGTGCTCGCGGCGCTCGGCGAGGGGCGGGTGGTCGACGTGCTCGACGCGTAG
- a CDS encoding molybdenum cofactor guanylyltransferase, producing the protein MPRYAAVVAGGRSTRFGDRDKAVADLAGVPMIRRVADRLADATDRLVVNCRADQRADIENAMVGYSNPVRYAEDPDPDEGPMAGIRTVLRGVEGWAADDGAGGGGDDVDHAAGADAPAFVVACDMPFVDPALVDALFDRIDGGGLDAVVPRVDDEWFQTTHAAYRAGAMADACDAALARGDRKIVAPLFDLEYAEVGADELDALGVDERSFENLNTREEFEAAAEALAPR; encoded by the coding sequence ATGCCACGGTACGCTGCCGTCGTCGCCGGCGGGCGCTCGACCCGCTTCGGCGACCGCGACAAGGCCGTCGCCGACCTCGCGGGTGTCCCCATGATCCGCCGCGTCGCCGACCGACTCGCCGACGCGACCGACCGCCTGGTCGTCAACTGCCGCGCCGACCAGCGGGCGGACATCGAGAACGCGATGGTCGGGTACTCGAACCCCGTCCGCTACGCCGAGGACCCCGACCCCGACGAGGGGCCGATGGCGGGCATCCGGACGGTGCTCCGGGGGGTCGAGGGGTGGGCGGCCGACGACGGCGCGGGCGGCGGAGGCGACGACGTGGACCACGCCGCCGGCGCGGACGCCCCCGCGTTCGTCGTCGCCTGCGACATGCCGTTCGTCGACCCCGCGCTCGTCGACGCGCTGTTCGACCGGATCGACGGCGGCGGCCTCGACGCCGTCGTCCCCCGGGTCGACGACGAGTGGTTCCAGACGACCCACGCGGCCTACCGCGCCGGGGCGATGGCCGACGCCTGCGACGCCGCGCTGGCGCGGGGCGACCGCAAGATCGTCGCGCCCCTCTTCGACCTCGAGTACGCGGAGGTCGGCGCCGACGAGCTCGACGCCCTCGGCGTCGACGAGCGGAGCTTCGAGAACCTCAACACCCGCGAGGAGTTCGAGGCGGCCGCCGAGGCGTTGGCCCCGCGATAG
- a CDS encoding aldehyde ferredoxin oxidoreductase family protein: MTRTRVLRVDLSAGTATFETVPEEWRRRYLGGKGLGARYLYDELSPGADPRGPENLLGFMLGPLSGALPGESRYAAVTKSPLTGAFLDSYSGGTFPDRLAGSLPDCLGVLVTGAADERTALVVGDGDPRLEAAGDLAGADTVETAEAYPDAAVACVGPAGEREVAYATIASDAGDHHAGRGGAGAVLGAKNLKAVVARGDPPDVPDELAALRETYADAFAADDAGKWQTAGETLESIDFAAEVGVLPANGWRDTANEVDGIGIEAAAAAAVGREHPEDDVPGGFRVETDDGETVPRGAAPMTLGAGLGMDDFDAVAALGEACDRLGVDVITAGNAVAWAVRAGEVDFEFGDEDGARELIERIARRADGDDLADALAEGVDAAAERYGGDEYVPTVKSMELPAYDPRGAIGMALAYATADRGGCHRRARPIEEEVFREDWDTARRVEAVVGAQNARAVLWSLVVDDFAGETLWDDLGAEWLDALGVPHDDLRRVGDRVWTLVRLFNAREGFDRDADVLPPQFAEPLPAGEAPAAGRAVDGEAFERLLDAYYAARGWDDRGLPTAERCRALELPTDAPDRRTDRPRAED; this comes from the coding sequence ATGACACGGACCCGGGTGCTCCGCGTCGACCTCTCGGCCGGGACAGCCACGTTCGAGACGGTCCCGGAGGAGTGGCGGCGCCGCTATCTCGGCGGCAAGGGGCTCGGCGCCCGGTACCTGTACGACGAGCTGTCGCCCGGGGCCGACCCGCGCGGTCCCGAGAACCTCCTCGGGTTCATGCTCGGCCCGCTGTCGGGCGCGCTCCCCGGCGAGTCGCGCTACGCCGCGGTGACGAAGTCGCCGCTGACGGGGGCGTTCCTCGACTCCTACTCCGGAGGGACGTTCCCGGACCGGCTGGCGGGGTCGCTGCCGGACTGTCTCGGCGTGCTCGTGACGGGCGCGGCCGACGAGCGGACGGCGCTGGTCGTCGGCGACGGGGACCCCCGACTCGAAGCCGCTGGCGACCTCGCGGGCGCCGACACCGTCGAGACGGCGGAGGCGTACCCCGACGCGGCGGTCGCGTGCGTCGGACCGGCCGGCGAGCGGGAGGTCGCGTACGCGACGATCGCTTCCGACGCCGGCGACCACCACGCCGGCCGCGGCGGCGCGGGCGCGGTGCTGGGCGCGAAGAACCTCAAGGCGGTCGTCGCGCGCGGCGACCCGCCGGACGTGCCCGACGAGCTCGCGGCGCTGCGCGAGACGTACGCCGACGCGTTCGCCGCCGACGACGCCGGCAAGTGGCAGACGGCGGGGGAGACGCTGGAGTCGATCGACTTCGCCGCCGAGGTGGGAGTGTTGCCCGCGAACGGCTGGCGCGACACCGCCAACGAGGTCGACGGCATCGGGATCGAGGCGGCCGCGGCGGCCGCGGTCGGACGCGAGCATCCCGAGGACGACGTTCCCGGCGGCTTCCGCGTCGAGACAGACGACGGCGAGACGGTCCCCCGCGGGGCGGCGCCGATGACGCTCGGCGCCGGGTTGGGGATGGACGACTTCGACGCGGTCGCGGCGCTGGGTGAGGCGTGTGACCGCCTCGGCGTCGACGTGATCACCGCCGGCAACGCCGTCGCGTGGGCGGTGCGCGCCGGCGAGGTCGACTTCGAGTTCGGCGACGAGGACGGCGCGCGCGAACTGATCGAACGGATCGCCCGCCGCGCCGACGGCGACGACCTCGCGGACGCGCTCGCGGAGGGCGTCGACGCCGCCGCCGAGCGCTACGGCGGCGACGAGTACGTGCCGACGGTGAAGTCGATGGAACTGCCCGCCTACGACCCCCGCGGCGCGATCGGGATGGCGCTGGCGTACGCGACCGCCGACCGCGGCGGCTGTCACCGCCGCGCCCGACCCATCGAGGAGGAGGTGTTCCGCGAGGACTGGGACACCGCCCGCCGCGTCGAGGCGGTCGTCGGCGCACAGAACGCCCGCGCGGTGTTGTGGAGCCTCGTCGTCGACGACTTCGCCGGCGAGACGCTGTGGGACGACCTGGGCGCCGAGTGGCTCGACGCGCTCGGGGTTCCGCACGACGACCTCCGTCGCGTCGGCGACCGCGTGTGGACGCTCGTGCGGTTGTTCAACGCCCGCGAGGGGTTCGACCGCGACGCCGACGTCCTCCCGCCGCAGTTCGCCGAGCCGCTCCCGGCCGGCGAGGCGCCCGCGGCCGGCCGCGCCGTCGACGGCGAGGCGTTCGAGCGGCTGCTCGACGCCTACTACGCCGCCCGCGGGTGGGACGACCGGGGGCTCCCGACGGCCGAGCGCTGTCGCGCGCTGGAGCTCCCGACCGACGCGCCCGATCGACGCACCGACCGCCCGCGAGCCGAGGACTGA
- a CDS encoding DUF7124 domain-containing protein produces the protein MPDKIDLDELDVQPDDDERPNRGDWFWGDDAGSEPSGGADAAAIDDDGTATPGDETAAAGDGAATDDTGSADDAAGSGPDDGADTAGSTDGWRSGAARADELGANEPEPPAYDDDLGADLESATPRVPHADDDKPVGIPRESGGGGGVSADARDEETQQQPEATGPHGETKSDMTMALSYRAVRSLSSLHAALADAETWTDYVGIVGDVDAHVINKYQRDNRLDLDFFNGTGTGPSERLEEVGPTSMFYADRMVLVGVESAGERVWAERAGWEFVPLAEAAEASGWALDGSEDERSESATRAGDETTREQGDVDRDEDAIPDDGDAT, from the coding sequence ATGCCAGACAAGATCGACCTCGACGAACTCGACGTACAGCCCGACGACGACGAGCGACCCAACCGTGGCGACTGGTTCTGGGGCGACGACGCCGGCAGCGAGCCGTCCGGGGGAGCCGACGCGGCCGCGATCGACGACGACGGGACCGCGACTCCCGGCGACGAAACCGCGGCCGCCGGTGACGGAGCCGCGACCGACGACACCGGCTCCGCCGACGACGCCGCCGGTTCCGGTCCCGACGACGGCGCCGACACGGCGGGCTCGACCGACGGCTGGCGCTCGGGGGCCGCCCGCGCGGACGAACTGGGCGCGAACGAGCCGGAGCCGCCGGCGTACGACGACGATCTGGGCGCGGATCTGGAGTCGGCGACGCCGCGGGTGCCGCACGCGGACGACGACAAGCCCGTCGGCATCCCTCGGGAGTCCGGCGGCGGCGGCGGCGTCTCGGCCGACGCGCGCGACGAGGAGACGCAGCAACAGCCCGAGGCGACGGGTCCCCACGGCGAGACGAAAAGCGACATGACGATGGCGCTGTCGTACCGGGCGGTCCGGTCGCTGTCGAGCCTCCACGCCGCGCTCGCGGACGCCGAGACGTGGACCGACTACGTCGGCATCGTCGGCGACGTGGACGCCCACGTGATCAACAAGTACCAGCGCGACAACCGGCTGGACTTGGACTTCTTCAACGGCACCGGCACCGGCCCGAGCGAGCGCCTCGAGGAGGTCGGCCCGACCTCGATGTTCTACGCCGACCGGATGGTGCTGGTCGGCGTCGAGTCGGCGGGCGAGCGCGTGTGGGCCGAGCGCGCCGGCTGGGAGTTCGTCCCGCTGGCGGAGGCCGCCGAGGCGTCGGGATGGGCGCTCGACGGAAGCGAGGACGAGCGCAGCGAGTCCGCGACGCGAGCGGGGGATGAAACGACCCGCGAGCAGGGCGACGTGGATCGTGACGAGGACGCCATCCCGGACGACGGCGACGCGACCTGA
- a CDS encoding Dyp-type peroxidase translates to MPSRRSMLGKLAVAAGIGVAGCTTGAPPGLPLDANPHPVPSRQFAQNDVLRRDADGNELQARHRRILLLDLKRDPSEEAAETVERALRTVETAYGWAPDGLFHTLAWGSRYFDDNDALGRVPIEHPEVLTRTDDEELQRFDAMLVLESDVQSHLPAAESALFGSRDELNGEPVEHTLGGVFRRRDRRTGFLGEGLPAEHVDVEGLEADAPMFSGFFSGRKGSQAGEDRVAIGDGPLAGGTTAHLSHITFDLPEWFSVDEGSRVGKMFSPEFTPEDVADLGTDVPFADAVREHARDHGSVGHHEKVARVRRDGEPVVLRRDFNTVDHGRTGVHFLSYQRELAHFRRTRKSMNGWYLRDDHPDITDRENNGILEFISTQSRANFVVPPREKRAFPLTIT, encoded by the coding sequence ATGCCGTCACGACGGAGCATGCTGGGGAAGCTCGCGGTCGCGGCCGGGATCGGCGTCGCCGGCTGCACGACCGGCGCGCCGCCCGGGCTCCCGCTCGACGCCAACCCGCACCCGGTTCCGAGCAGACAGTTCGCACAGAACGACGTGCTCCGGCGCGACGCCGACGGCAACGAGCTCCAGGCCCGTCACCGACGGATCCTCCTGTTGGACCTGAAGCGCGACCCCTCCGAGGAGGCCGCAGAGACCGTCGAGCGCGCGCTCCGGACCGTGGAGACGGCGTACGGCTGGGCGCCCGACGGGCTGTTTCACACCCTCGCGTGGGGGTCGCGGTACTTCGACGACAACGACGCGCTCGGACGCGTCCCCATCGAGCACCCCGAGGTGCTCACCCGCACCGACGACGAGGAGCTCCAGCGGTTCGACGCGATGCTCGTGCTGGAGTCGGACGTGCAGTCGCATCTCCCGGCCGCCGAGAGCGCGCTGTTCGGCTCGCGCGACGAGCTGAACGGCGAGCCGGTCGAACACACCCTCGGCGGCGTGTTTCGCCGCCGCGACCGCCGGACGGGCTTCCTCGGCGAGGGGCTGCCCGCGGAGCACGTCGACGTGGAGGGGCTGGAGGCCGACGCGCCGATGTTCTCGGGGTTCTTCTCGGGTCGGAAGGGATCGCAGGCCGGCGAGGACCGCGTCGCCATCGGGGACGGTCCGCTGGCGGGCGGCACCACCGCCCACCTCTCGCACATCACGTTCGACCTCCCGGAGTGGTTCTCCGTCGACGAGGGGAGCCGGGTCGGGAAGATGTTCTCGCCCGAGTTCACCCCCGAGGACGTGGCGGACCTCGGGACGGACGTGCCGTTCGCCGACGCGGTGCGCGAACACGCCCGCGACCACGGCAGCGTCGGCCATCACGAGAAGGTCGCGCGCGTCCGTCGAGACGGCGAACCGGTCGTACTCCGTCGGGACTTCAACACCGTCGATCACGGTCGGACCGGCGTCCACTTCCTCAGCTATCAGCGGGAACTCGCACACTTCCGGCGGACGCGGAAGTCGATGAACGGCTGGTACCTCCGTGACGACCACCCGGACATCACCGACCGCGAGAACAACGGCATCCTCGAGTTCATCAGCACCCAGTCACGGGCCAACTTCGTCGTTCCGCCGCGGGAGAAGCGAGCGTTCCCGCTCACGATCACTTGA
- a CDS encoding TorD/DmsD family molecular chaperone, with translation MSTDELAVYDARIELIDFCIEVFHDAPTEEFLSHLLSGDMRTPEDNVNDHLDAGFEHVRAFVDAHESDDVEELHTELRRKYTEVFVGPRPPVLLHETNYREDTEFIGEGLAEVEASYDAAGWTPPEEYPEENDFVAVELAFLRWLVTKQREGRDETFGYERVFLDNHLMTWVDDAVADIREETDEPLFLAAAEILAGLVEFEDEIVAQMT, from the coding sequence ATGAGCACCGACGAACTCGCCGTCTACGACGCCCGGATCGAACTGATCGACTTCTGTATCGAGGTGTTCCACGACGCGCCGACCGAGGAGTTCCTCTCGCATCTCCTCTCGGGCGACATGCGCACCCCGGAAGACAACGTCAACGACCACCTCGACGCCGGCTTCGAGCACGTGCGGGCGTTCGTCGACGCCCACGAGAGCGACGACGTCGAGGAGCTCCACACCGAGCTCCGCCGGAAGTACACCGAGGTGTTCGTCGGCCCGCGCCCGCCGGTCCTGCTGCACGAGACGAACTACCGCGAGGACACGGAGTTCATCGGCGAGGGGCTCGCGGAGGTCGAGGCCAGCTACGACGCCGCCGGGTGGACGCCGCCCGAGGAGTACCCCGAGGAGAACGACTTCGTCGCCGTCGAGCTGGCGTTCCTCCGGTGGCTCGTCACCAAACAGCGCGAGGGGCGAGACGAGACGTTCGGCTACGAGCGCGTGTTCCTCGACAACCACCTCATGACGTGGGTCGACGACGCCGTCGCCGACATCCGGGAGGAGACGGACGAACCGCTGTTCCTCGCGGCCGCGGAGATCCTGGCCGGTCTCGTCGAGTTCGAGGACGAGATCGTCGCGCAGATGACGTGA